GATTGTCGTGGTGATGGGCGCCATCAACTGGCGGCGGATGCTTCCGTCGCTTGGCGACGATCAGTCGGCGCGCCGCATAAGGAGAACCGCGGGCACGGAGCTGACTTTCGCCGTACTCGTGCTTGCGGTGACTGCCGTGTTGGTGTCGACGCCGCCCCCGGACAGCGTCGACCACAGTGCAATGCGCGTGACCGTGCGCGCTTCACCCGCCCCGAGCCCCTAGCCTTTAGCCTCTCGTCACATGACCGCAACCGCGCCCGCCACTTGGCCGATTGTCCTGGAGGATGTCGAGCGCGCGCGTGAACGTCTCGCGCCGCATCTGACACCAACGCCGCTGCGACGATATCCACTGCTGGATTCCGCAACGGGCCTGACGCTCTTCGTGAAGCACGAGAATCATCAGCCAACTGGATCGTTCAAGGTGCGCAACGGTGTCTCGTTCATGACGTCGCTGTCTGCGGCAGAGCGGGCACGCGGTGTGGTCGCGGCATCGACAGGAAATCACGGGCAAGGCATCGCCTACGGCGCGCGGTTGGTCGGCACGAGCGCCACGATCTGCGTACCGCGCGGCAACAACCCAGAGAAGAACGCCGCGATGCGAGGCTGGGGCGCGACCGTGGTCGAGGAAGGACGCGACTATGATGAATCGGTGTGCACGATGGAGCGCATCGCGCGCGAAGAGGGACGCGTGATCGCGCATTCCACGAACGACCCGCGGATCATCGCCGGTGCAGGAACAATGACGCTCGAGATCCTCGAGCAAGCTGGCGACGCCGGTATCGATGCGCTCGTGCTCGCGGTGGGCGGGGGGTCTCAGGCAGTTGGAGCGCTGACGGTCGCGAGGCGCCTGGCGCCTACTCTCGAGGTTTACGGAGTGCAAGCTGCGGGAGCCGCCGCACTGCACGACTCGTGGCACGCGCGCGAGCCGCGCACGACGGAGAGTGCCAACACATTCGCCGAGGGAGTCGCGACGAGGAAGACTTATGAGCTCACCTTCCCCGCGCTGCTCGAGGGATTGGCCGGATTCATCAC
This genomic window from Gemmatimonadaceae bacterium contains:
- a CDS encoding threonine/serine dehydratase, whose protein sequence is MTATAPATWPIVLEDVERARERLAPHLTPTPLRRYPLLDSATGLTLFVKHENHQPTGSFKVRNGVSFMTSLSAAERARGVVAASTGNHGQGIAYGARLVGTSATICVPRGNNPEKNAAMRGWGATVVEEGRDYDESVCTMERIAREEGRVIAHSTNDPRIIAGAGTMTLEILEQAGDAGIDALVLAVGGGSQAVGALTVARRLAPTLEVYGVQAAGAAALHDSWHAREPRTTESANTFAEGVATRKTYELTFPALLEGLAGFITLTDAEIAEGVRMILSTTHNLVEGAGAMGVMAAMKLRDRLTGKGVAVAFCGGNLDSAVLRKILNREM